In a genomic window of Myotis daubentonii chromosome 18, mMyoDau2.1, whole genome shotgun sequence:
- the ATP5PB gene encoding ATP synthase F(0) complex subunit B1, mitochondrial produces the protein MLSRVVFSAAAAAAPSLKNAALLGPGVVQATRIFHTGQPSLAPVPPLPEYGGKVRLGLIPEEFFQFLYPKTGVTGPYVLGTGLILYFLSKEIYVVTPDTISAVSTIGLLVYVIKKYGASIGEFADKLNEQQIAQLEEAKQATMKGIQDAIELEKSQQALVQKRHYLFDVQRNNIAMALEVTYRERLHRVYKEVKNRLDYHISVQNMMRRKEQEHMVQWVEKHVVQSISAQQEKETIAKCISDLKLLAKKAQAQPVM, from the exons GGTTGTGCAAGCAACAAGGATCTTTCACACTGGGCAGCCAAGCCTTGCCCCTGTGCCACCTCTTCCTGAATATGGAGGAAAAGTTCGTCTTGGACTGATCCCTGAGGAATTCTTCCAGTTTCTTTATCCTAAAACCGGTGTAACAG gaccCTATGTGCTCGGAACTGGGCTTATCTTATATTTTCTATCCAAAGAAATATATGTGGTTACTCCAGACACCATCTCTGCTGTATCAACAATAGGGTTGCTTGTCTATGTCATTAAAAAATATGGTGCCTCTATTGGGGAATTTGCTGATAAACTCAATGAG CAACAAATTGCCCAACTAGAAGAAGCGAAACAGGCCACCATGAAAGGCATCCAGGATGCAATTGAGCTGGAGAAGTCCCAGCAGGCACTGGTTCAAAAGCGCCATTACCTTTTTGATGTCCAGAGG AATAACATTGCCATGGCCTTGGAGGTTACTTACCGGGAACGGCTGCATAGAGTATACAAGGAGGTCAAGAATCGCCTGGACTATCATATCTCTGTGCAGAATATGATGCGTCGGAAGGAACAAGAGCACATGGTGCAATGGGTGGAGAAGCATGTGGTACAGAGCATCTCTGCACAGCAG GAAAAGGAGACAATTGCCAAGTGCATTTCAGATCTAAAGCTGCTTGCAAAGAAGGCTCAAGCACAGCCAGTTATGTAA